A section of the Desulfonatronovibrio magnus genome encodes:
- a CDS encoding DUF3150 domain-containing protein, whose protein sequence is MKDQIFENSVGLILDIKLWSGSKNLKAEDFKDVELPPEDLISLGSKRIHAKEKFKPIQQVRTKTLTYLESVAVSLYSGKIWIIPEARKSEVESALKNFVREFTQEKALFLSRFDKDQQQWLEQNRKWSRIIAPYLETPESVEKKFCFTWRTFKMSASEQVADDLTGSVLHEISHISEDVYQSIKGNERATQKNLKRIERLQGKLQGLAFVQPGVVTIEQELSKIMGERDTGGALHGHDLFRLIRLLIQLKNPSILKDILEATRSGIDYQFKYDAPQKTTTLPPIPHNQPRLPEAWF, encoded by the coding sequence CCTCAAGGCAGAGGACTTCAAAGACGTGGAGCTCCCGCCTGAAGACCTTATTTCTCTGGGATCTAAAAGAATACATGCCAAAGAAAAGTTTAAACCCATACAGCAGGTCCGTACCAAAACACTGACCTATCTGGAAAGCGTGGCTGTATCTCTCTATTCCGGAAAAATCTGGATCATCCCAGAAGCCAGAAAGTCAGAAGTAGAAAGTGCCCTGAAAAACTTTGTCAGAGAATTCACCCAGGAGAAGGCTCTGTTCCTTTCCAGGTTCGACAAAGACCAGCAACAGTGGTTGGAGCAGAACAGGAAATGGTCAAGGATAATCGCTCCGTACCTTGAAACACCGGAGAGCGTAGAGAAGAAATTCTGTTTTACCTGGAGGACCTTTAAGATGTCTGCATCTGAGCAAGTAGCAGATGACCTGACTGGCAGTGTGCTCCACGAGATAAGTCATATCTCGGAGGATGTGTACCAGAGCATAAAGGGCAATGAACGGGCAACACAGAAGAACCTGAAGCGCATTGAACGGCTACAGGGTAAGCTGCAGGGCTTAGCCTTTGTACAGCCAGGAGTTGTAACCATTGAACAGGAGCTGTCTAAAATCATGGGCGAGCGGGATACTGGAGGTGCCCTGCATGGACACGATCTATTCCGGTTAATCAGATTACTCATCCAGCTCAAGAACCCAAGTATATTGAAGGACATCCTTGAGGCAACAAGAAGTGGAATAGACTATCAGTTCAAGTACGACGCCCCACAAAAGACTACTACCCTACCCCCAATACCACACAACCAACCCAGGCTACCCGAGGCCTGGTTCTAA
- a CDS encoding vWA domain-containing protein gives MLSPPQMISLATTLARKNKVNVKFDNSSTAATDGKTITLPLTSRESSWIVRGYLDHEIGHVRLTNFQSIPKKTALHKSLWNILEDCRIEYKMAELYPGMATNYKKLVAELLKAEPGIFQLNLGDNPASIICGYLVLLLRTQHLKQTALNSLAIHADQVFLDTFGPELQKDLLDTVMPYSKVDSPEDVSDMVEALVQLLATHLQKQKQKQERPKPESESDKDTSDTQTPNSTNPQNDSPDPSIPQSTKDQDNQPGNSEHPIEQALNSTEEEQDIGSQLRNMALKAESRDTLRVAGSAKEQVIREFGYTEQEIKASTQLVSKLSANLRGLLQAQVLDHSKPGLSGNRIARNLVHKIRTGEPRLFLRRSPVKQVNTAVHVLLDNSSSMRNWNRFEIAKTTTMALLKSLSYVRGINLALSIFPAVYPYRLNGDSETVPVAEIMPHGRNHTSKLLYPAKAKGDTPLAPAVMLAASRLCGLTEPRKVLLILTDGDPDSKLEAETAIQEAIDLNIKVVCLGIEEVAHPEIFPIYGVVKDVKDLPSKAFKLFERLLTTQP, from the coding sequence ATGCTATCACCCCCACAGATGATCAGTCTGGCTACAACACTGGCCCGGAAAAACAAGGTAAACGTGAAGTTTGATAATTCCAGCACAGCAGCCACAGACGGCAAAACCATAACTCTCCCCCTGACCAGCAGGGAAAGTTCCTGGATCGTCAGGGGCTACCTGGATCACGAGATAGGACATGTCAGGTTAACGAATTTCCAGAGCATCCCCAAGAAGACAGCTCTACATAAGTCATTATGGAATATCCTGGAAGATTGCCGCATAGAATACAAAATGGCAGAGCTTTACCCTGGCATGGCTACGAATTACAAAAAGCTCGTAGCAGAGCTTCTAAAAGCTGAACCTGGGATATTCCAGTTAAACCTAGGCGATAATCCGGCGAGTATAATCTGCGGGTATCTGGTCCTACTGTTAAGAACTCAGCACTTGAAGCAAACCGCACTGAATAGCCTTGCAATACATGCAGACCAGGTCTTCCTGGATACATTCGGCCCTGAGCTACAAAAGGATTTGCTGGATACTGTAATGCCTTACTCAAAGGTGGATAGCCCTGAAGATGTATCGGATATGGTTGAGGCCTTGGTGCAGTTACTCGCTACACACTTGCAGAAGCAGAAACAGAAGCAGGAAAGGCCTAAGCCGGAGTCTGAATCTGACAAAGATACCAGTGATACACAAACACCTAATTCCACTAATCCACAAAATGACTCACCAGACCCCAGTATTCCACAATCCACGAAGGACCAAGATAATCAACCAGGCAACTCAGAACACCCCATTGAGCAGGCTCTGAACTCCACAGAGGAAGAACAGGATATAGGCTCTCAGCTGAGGAACATGGCTCTCAAGGCTGAATCCCGGGATACGCTCCGAGTAGCAGGCTCAGCAAAAGAACAGGTCATCCGGGAATTTGGCTATACAGAACAGGAGATCAAAGCCTCAACCCAGCTGGTCTCTAAGTTATCTGCAAACCTTAGAGGCCTGCTGCAGGCTCAGGTATTGGATCATTCCAAACCTGGATTATCTGGTAACAGAATAGCCAGAAACCTGGTACACAAGATTAGAACAGGTGAACCCAGGCTATTCCTACGCCGCTCCCCTGTAAAACAGGTTAATACCGCTGTGCATGTCCTCCTGGATAACTCAAGCTCTATGCGTAACTGGAACAGGTTCGAGATCGCGAAGACAACTACAATGGCTCTACTAAAGTCTCTAAGTTATGTACGAGGCATTAACCTGGCTCTGAGTATATTCCCGGCAGTGTATCCATATCGCCTTAACGGAGATTCTGAGACAGTGCCTGTAGCTGAAATTATGCCACACGGAAGAAACCATACCAGTAAACTGCTCTATCCAGCCAAGGCTAAAGGAGACACACCCTTGGCTCCAGCTGTAATGCTTGCTGCAAGTAGGTTATGCGGCCTGACTGAACCCAGAAAGGTCCTGCTGATCCTGACAGACGGAGATCCCGACAGTAAATTAGAAGCAGAGACTGCAATTCAAGAGGCCATTGACCTGAATATTAAAGTAGTATGCCTGGGGATTGAGGAAGTAGCTCATCC